Proteins from one Anastrepha obliqua isolate idAnaObli1 chromosome 2, idAnaObli1_1.0, whole genome shotgun sequence genomic window:
- the LOC129238757 gene encoding uncharacterized protein LOC129238757 isoform X1 gives MEPHNIPADTSPPSTTPFRESDSVHHEAGTPRTSQSVWSQGNDASAHLKTQNEYRIKVKQRQQILDRINIERILPHLSSISVHELEAKLSVLERQYESFHHLQSELELMNDEELNQPHRDTFDESFCAAKAIIVQRINVLNPARRETIFNSTAIASPSHRVNLPKLQLTKFNGHHRNWMDFYNMFLALVHNNNQLANIEKFQYLRSCLVDSAASLIQSFEVTDENYIKALDLLQSRYGNKRLIFQAHIQHIFEVQGETRQNASSMRAFIDVVNTNLRAVQSLASNQQVSDGILLHLVSSKLNTDTKAKWEEEVTHLFDQRSTAMSFQLPTWEDLAKFLERRCQIADILEAGQPKTLVPRTQLTTHRHNKRDAKWAMVSTKQAKCEFCNAVPRHNAFKCDTLRAMDPLARYNCVKRLNLCLNCLGSGHKSNDCPSVHLCKHCNVKHHTLLHRNDSAITNVSPRAGLLSSSALKVSLDQSEVILGTAIIHVFNSRGVSIRARALLDSGSQLHFITEKLAQHLRVTRKGVDIDVSGIGQRRAKAQHLCCITIKSLTKEYSATIDALIIPSITSCQPSRRIDQSTISIPDTISIADPTFNIPGQIDILIGAGLFFEILRAIPAHVTSAADPSPPYKAFTSVTSESILDKLLERFWAIEDIPASSSSTLSSDELECESYFSSTTHRCPVTNKFIVRLPFREEPHHLGTSEETAGKRMVSLESKLNQNSNLRRDYNEFMEEYINMKHMIPVNSEYSPRNRLNYIPHHGVTKFDSSTTKLRVVFDASCKTSNGYCLNDMLRVGPQLQDTIFTILTRFRRHKYVIMADIAKMYRQIWVDERDTQWQCIFWRPTSQQPLTTYQLQTVTYGTSCAPYLAVKCLQQLAIDEAKTYPIGSKVTLSDFYVDNLISGAASIGEVIEIKNQTINLLNCAGFPLRKFASNASEIVADILPEDKEETIRFHDTEFVKTLGLKWSPVEDCFLFHLVADNTVKTTKRSILSKLASFFDPIGLLNPLIVTCKILMQQLWKLKSPWDDEVPPGIKVHWELFNKQLPLLQTLKIPRYANIDIDTKLHAFADASTKAYGACVYAAWSDAYGEHSSLLCAKSRVAPTKEITLPRLELCAALMAAELMSAVNNILNLPGANVYCWSDSTIALAWIAGEPSRCNVFVANRVAKIQQLTKTFSWNHVPTDQNPADIVSRGACASELLRNTLWWHGPEFIQQSCDYWPSAVHVSQNELPEQRLQRTALIAIPTSDFISKHKYVNSYMKLLRIFAYVSRFIRGCRKQSSVNDCINISAPEMDEALELICRHIQYISFSEDIHAIEIGEQHRNSKLIALSPFLHKNLLRVGGRLKNSLLPFNSKHPILLPSSHAFVNTLIRHFHHHHLHAGVQTLQNILRDKFWITNARHVIPIIAEQIMGHLPADRVQQTYLFEVTGVDYCGPVLITQRIRGRSPIKSYIAVFICFVTKAVHLEVVPNLSTQAFMYNLSIIC, from the exons ATGGAGCCTCACAATATACCTGCGGATACGTCACCACCATCAACAACCCCCTTTAGAGAAAGCGATTCGGTGCATCATGAGGCGGGAACACCACGAACTTCCCAATCCGTGTGGTCTCAGGGTAATGATGCGTCTGCTCATTTGAAAACGCAAAATGAGTACCGCATCAAGGTCAAACAGCGTCAACAAATTCTGGATAGAATCAACATCGAACGCATACTTCCGCATCTTAGCAGTATTTCCGTGCACGAGCTCGAGGCAAAATTATCGGTACTGGAACGTCAGTACGAATCATTTCACCATCTACAATCAGAATTGGAGCTAATGAACGATGAAGAACTCAATCAACCACATCGGGATACATTCGATGAATCCTTTTGTGCAGCGAAGGCAATCATAGTGCAGCGCATAAATGTGCTTAACCCCGCACGCCGAGAAACTATATTCAACAGCACAGCGATTGCATCTCCGTCACATCGAGTCAACCTTCCGAAACTTCAACTCACGAAATTCAATGGTCATCATCGAAATTGGATGGATTTTTACAACATGTTTTTAGCGCTCgttcacaacaacaaccaattaGCAAACATCGAGAAGTTTCAGTACCTCCGATCATGTCTCGTCGACTCAGCAGCTAGCCTCATACAATCGTTTGAGGTGACCGATGAAAATTATATCAAGGCGTTGGATCTGTTACAGTCTAGATATGGAAACAAGCGGCTAATTTTCCAAGCTCATATCCAACATATTTTCGAAGTACAGGGAGAAACAAGGCAGAATGCATCATCGATGAGGGCGTTCATAGACGTCGTCAATACCAACTTACGAGCTGTGCAATCACTAGCTTCAAATCAGCAAGTATCAGATGGCATACTCTTGCATCTGGTATCCTCAAAGCTCAATACAGACACGAAGGCCAAGTGGGAGGAAGAGGTTACCCACTTGTTTGATCAGCGATCAACTGCCATGAGTTTTCAACTGCCCACTTGGGAGGACTTAGCAAAATTCTTAGAACGTCGTTGTcaaattgcagatattttggaAGCCGGGCAGCCTAAAACACTCGTACCAAGAACTCAGCTAACAACACATAGGCACAACAAACGTGACGCAAAATGGGCCATGGTGAGTACCAAACAAGCAAAGTGTGAATTTTGCAATGCGGTTCCCCGTCATAATGCCTTCAAATGCGACACGTTACGTGCAATGGATCCACTTGCAAGATATAACTGTGTAAAAAGACTGAACTTGTGCTTGAATTGCCTTGGATCAGGTCATAAATCAAATGATTGTCCTTCAGTCCATCTCTGTAAACACTGCAATGTAAAACATCATACACTACTACATCGAAATGATTCAGCCATTACCAACGTATCACCAAGAGCAGGTTTGCTCTCATCATCTGCTCTTAAGGTGAGTCTCGATCAATCAGAAGTTATTCTTGGAACAGCAATTATTCATGTTTTTAATTCTCGGGGAGTGAGCATCCGAGCTCGCGCTCTGCTAGATTCCGGATCTCAACTGCATTTCATCACGGAGAAATTGGCACAACATTTAAGAGTAACTCGAAAGGGCGTAGATATCGACGTCAGTGGAATAGGTCAAAGGAGAGCAAAGGCGCAACATTTATGTTGCATAACGATTAAATCTCTAACCAAAGAGTATAGTGCTACCATTGATGCACTAATCATACCATCCATTACGTCATGTCAACCTAGTCGTCGCATCGATCAGTCAACCATTTCTATTCCAGATACCATTTCCATCGCTGATCCGACATTCAACATACCAGGACAAATTGACATACTCATTGGAGCAGGATTATTTTTTGAGATACTTA GAGCAATTCCTGCGCACGTAACATCAGCAGCTGATCCATCACCTCCATACAAAGCATTCACATCAGTCACATCAGAGTCCATTTTAGATAAGCTCCTGGAAAGGTTTTGGGCAATCGAAGACATTCCAGCATCGTCATCGTCGACTCTATCATCGGATGAGCTCGAATGTGAATCCTATTTCAGCTCTACTACTCACAGGTGTCCCGTTACCAACAAGTTCATTGTTCGCCTTCCATTTCGTGAAGAACCGCATCACCTGGGTACTTCAGAAGAAACCGCAGGCAAAAGAATGGTTTCGTTAGAATCCAAACTGAACCAAAACTCAAATCTTCGCAGAGATTACAATGAATTCATGGAAGAatatatcaatatgaagcaTATGATTCCAGTTAATTCAGAATATTCACCAAGAAATCGCCTAAACTATATTCCCCACCACGGGGTCACAAAATTTGACAGCTCGACTACTAAGCTGCGGGTAGTCTTTGACGCCTCCTGCAAAACCTCAAATGGATATTGCCTAAACGACATGTTGAGAGTTGGTCCCCAGCTACAAGATACGATATTCACAATTTTGACCCGATTCAGAAGACACAAATATGTCATCATGGCTGACATTGCCAAAATGTATAGGCAAATCTGGGTCGACGAACGAGATACCCAATGGCAATGCATTTTCTGGCGCCCTACCTCTCAACAACCACTTACCACATATCAGCTACAAACAGTTACTTATGGAACTAGTTGCGCACCGTACCTTGCTGTAAAATGCCTTCAACAGCTGGCAATTGATGAAGCGAAAACTTACCCAATCGGATCAAAGGTAACATTAAGCGACTTCTATGTAGACAATTTAATAAGTGGCGCAGCTAGTATCGGCGAGGTCatcgaaatcaaaaatcaaaccataaACTTACTGAATTGCGCGGGATTTCCTTTACGAAAATTTGCATCTAACGCATCCGAAATTGTTGCCGATATTTTACCAGAAGACAAAGAAGAGACAATTCGTTTCCATGACACTGAGTTTGTAAAAACGTTAGGGTTAAAATGGTCACCAGTTGAGGATtgctttctatttcatttggtAGCGGATAATACCGTTAAAACTACAAAGCGTTCAATTCTATCAAAATTGGCAAGTTTTTTTGATCCGATAGGTCTCCTCAATCCGTTGATTGTAACATGCAAAATTTTGATGCAACAACTGTGGAAGCTGAAGTCGCCATGGGATGATGAGGTCCCACCCGGGATCAAGGTTCATTGGGAGCTATTCAATAAACAACTACCGCTTttacaaacattaaaaataccCAGGTATGCTAATATTGATATCGATACTAAACTTCACGCATTTGCAGATGCAAGCACTAAGGCATATGGagcatgtgtgtatgcagcATGGAGTGATGCATATGGTGAGCATTCGTCACTACTCTGTGCTAAATCTCGAGTGGCACCAACGAAAGAGATTACATTACCTAGGCTAGAACTTTGTGCAGCCCTAATGGCCGCAGAACTGATGTCAGCAGTTAACAACATACTCAATCTTCCTGGCGCAAATGTATACTGCTGGTCAGATAGCACAATTGCGCTTGCTTGGATAGCAGGTGAACCGTCGAGATGCAACGTTTTCGTGGCCAACAGGGTAGCAAAAATACAGCAATTAACGAAAACCTTTTCCTGGAATCACGTACCAACAGACCAGAATCCCGCTGATATTGTATCACGTGGAGCATGTGCCAGCGAACTTTTACGAAATACACTTTGGTGGCACGGACCAGAATTTATCCAACAGAGCTGTGATTATTGGCCTTCAGCAGTGCATGTATCACAAAACGAATTACCAGAACAGCGGCTTCAAAGAACTGCATTAATTGCTATTCCAACTTCTGACTTCATTAGTAAACACAAGTATGTTAATAGCTACATGAAATTGCTGAGAATTTTTGCTTATGTAAGTCGATTTATTCGTGGATGTCGAAAGCAGTCATCAGTTAATGATTGCATCAACATATCGGCACCTGAAATGGATGAAGCATTAGAATTGATATGCAGACACattcaatatatttcattttcagaagACATCCACGCCATTGAGATTGGAGAACAACATCGCAACTCAAAGCTAATTGCATTGTCGCCATTCTTGCATAAGAACTTACTCAGAGTTGGAGGGcgacttaaaaattcattattgcCTTTTAACAGTAAACATCCAATTCTACTTCCATCATCACACGCATTTGTAAATACattaattcgacattttcatcatcatcactTGCACGCCGGAGTCCAAACGCTCCAAAACATTTTGAGAGACAAGTTCTGGATAACAAACGCACGCCATGTTATCCCAATTATTGCTGAGCAAATTATGGGGCATCTTCCAGCCGATCGAGTCCAGCAAACTTACCTGTTCGAAGTGACAGGAGTGGATTATTGTGGACCTGTCCTTATAACTCAACGAATTCGCGGCCGTTCACCAATTAAGTCTTATATTgcagtatttatttgttttgtaactAAGGCAGTACACTTAGAAGTTGTACCCAACTTGTCCACACAAGcatttatgtataatttaagtATAATTTGCTGA
- the LOC129238757 gene encoding uncharacterized protein LOC129238757 isoform X2, whose protein sequence is MEPHNIPADTSPPSTTPFRESDSVHHEAGTPRTSQSVWSQGNDASAHLKTQNEYRIKVKQRQQILDRINIERILPHLSSISVHELEAKLSVLERQYESFHHLQSELELMNDEELNQPHRDTFDESFCAAKAIIVQRINVLNPARRETIFNSTAIASPSHRVNLPKLQLTKFNGHHRNWMDFYNMFLALVHNNNQLANIEKFQYLRSCLVDSAASLIQSFEVTDENYIKALDLLQSRYGNKRLIFQAHIQHIFEVQGETRQNASSMRAFIDVVNTNLRAVQSLASNQQVSDGILLHLVSSKLNTDTKAKWEEEVTHLFDQRSTAMSFQLPTWEDLAKFLERRCQIADILEAGQPKTLVPRTQLTTHRHNKRDAKWAMVSTKQAKCEFCNAVPRHNAFKCDTLRAMDPLARYNCVKRLNLCLNCLGSGHKSNDCPSVHLCKHCNVKHHTLLHRNDSAITNVSPRAGLLSSSALKVSLDQSEVILGTAIIHVFNSRGVSIRARALLDSGSQLHFITEKLAQHLRVTRKGVDIDVSGIGQRRAKAQHLCCITIKSLTKEYSATIDALIIPSITSCQPSRRIDQSTISIPDTISIADPTFNIPGQIDILIGAGLFFEILSKGQIRLNGPVIQNTKFGWVVAGAIPAHVTSAADPSPPYKAFTSVTSESILDKLLERFWAIEDIPASSSSTLSSDELECESYFSSTTHRCPVTNKFIVRLPFREEPHHLGTSEETAGKRMVSLESKLNQNSNLRRDYNEFMEEYINMKHMIPVNSEYSPRNRLNYIPHHGVTKFDSSTTKLRVVFDASCKTSNGYCLNDMLRVGPQLQDTIFTILTRFRRHKYVIMADIAKMYRQIWVDERDTQWQCIFWRPTSQQPLTTYQLQTVTYGTSCAPYLAVKCLQQLAIDEAKTYPIGSKVTLSDFYVDNLISGAASIGEVIEIKNQTINLLNCAGFPLRKFASNASEIVADILPEDKEETIRFHDTEFVKTLGLKWSPVEDCFLFHLVADNTVKTTKRSILSKLASFFDPIGLLNPLIVTCKILMQQLWKLKSPWDDEVPPGIKVHWELFNKQLPLLQTLKIPRYANIDIDTKLHAFADASTKAYGACVYAAWSDAYGEHSSLLCAKSRVAPTKEITLPRLELCAALMAAELMSAVNNILNLPGANVYCWSDSTIALAWIAGEPSRCNVFVANRVAKIQQLTKTFSWNHVPTDQNPADIVSRGACASELLRNTLWWHGPEFIQQSCDYWPSAVHVSQNELPEQRLQRTALIAIPTSDFISKHKYVNSYMKLLRIFAYKTSTPLRLENNIATQS, encoded by the exons ATGGAGCCTCACAATATACCTGCGGATACGTCACCACCATCAACAACCCCCTTTAGAGAAAGCGATTCGGTGCATCATGAGGCGGGAACACCACGAACTTCCCAATCCGTGTGGTCTCAGGGTAATGATGCGTCTGCTCATTTGAAAACGCAAAATGAGTACCGCATCAAGGTCAAACAGCGTCAACAAATTCTGGATAGAATCAACATCGAACGCATACTTCCGCATCTTAGCAGTATTTCCGTGCACGAGCTCGAGGCAAAATTATCGGTACTGGAACGTCAGTACGAATCATTTCACCATCTACAATCAGAATTGGAGCTAATGAACGATGAAGAACTCAATCAACCACATCGGGATACATTCGATGAATCCTTTTGTGCAGCGAAGGCAATCATAGTGCAGCGCATAAATGTGCTTAACCCCGCACGCCGAGAAACTATATTCAACAGCACAGCGATTGCATCTCCGTCACATCGAGTCAACCTTCCGAAACTTCAACTCACGAAATTCAATGGTCATCATCGAAATTGGATGGATTTTTACAACATGTTTTTAGCGCTCgttcacaacaacaaccaattaGCAAACATCGAGAAGTTTCAGTACCTCCGATCATGTCTCGTCGACTCAGCAGCTAGCCTCATACAATCGTTTGAGGTGACCGATGAAAATTATATCAAGGCGTTGGATCTGTTACAGTCTAGATATGGAAACAAGCGGCTAATTTTCCAAGCTCATATCCAACATATTTTCGAAGTACAGGGAGAAACAAGGCAGAATGCATCATCGATGAGGGCGTTCATAGACGTCGTCAATACCAACTTACGAGCTGTGCAATCACTAGCTTCAAATCAGCAAGTATCAGATGGCATACTCTTGCATCTGGTATCCTCAAAGCTCAATACAGACACGAAGGCCAAGTGGGAGGAAGAGGTTACCCACTTGTTTGATCAGCGATCAACTGCCATGAGTTTTCAACTGCCCACTTGGGAGGACTTAGCAAAATTCTTAGAACGTCGTTGTcaaattgcagatattttggaAGCCGGGCAGCCTAAAACACTCGTACCAAGAACTCAGCTAACAACACATAGGCACAACAAACGTGACGCAAAATGGGCCATGGTGAGTACCAAACAAGCAAAGTGTGAATTTTGCAATGCGGTTCCCCGTCATAATGCCTTCAAATGCGACACGTTACGTGCAATGGATCCACTTGCAAGATATAACTGTGTAAAAAGACTGAACTTGTGCTTGAATTGCCTTGGATCAGGTCATAAATCAAATGATTGTCCTTCAGTCCATCTCTGTAAACACTGCAATGTAAAACATCATACACTACTACATCGAAATGATTCAGCCATTACCAACGTATCACCAAGAGCAGGTTTGCTCTCATCATCTGCTCTTAAGGTGAGTCTCGATCAATCAGAAGTTATTCTTGGAACAGCAATTATTCATGTTTTTAATTCTCGGGGAGTGAGCATCCGAGCTCGCGCTCTGCTAGATTCCGGATCTCAACTGCATTTCATCACGGAGAAATTGGCACAACATTTAAGAGTAACTCGAAAGGGCGTAGATATCGACGTCAGTGGAATAGGTCAAAGGAGAGCAAAGGCGCAACATTTATGTTGCATAACGATTAAATCTCTAACCAAAGAGTATAGTGCTACCATTGATGCACTAATCATACCATCCATTACGTCATGTCAACCTAGTCGTCGCATCGATCAGTCAACCATTTCTATTCCAGATACCATTTCCATCGCTGATCCGACATTCAACATACCAGGACAAATTGACATACTCATTGGAGCAGGATTATTTTTTGAGATACTTAGTAAGGGCCAAATACGTCTCAATGGTCCAGTAatacaaaataccaaatttggttgggTGGTTGCAGGAGCAATTCCTGCGCACGTAACATCAGCAGCTGATCCATCACCTCCATACAAAGCATTCACATCAGTCACATCAGAGTCCATTTTAGATAAGCTCCTGGAAAGGTTTTGGGCAATCGAAGACATTCCAGCATCGTCATCGTCGACTCTATCATCGGATGAGCTCGAATGTGAATCCTATTTCAGCTCTACTACTCACAGGTGTCCCGTTACCAACAAGTTCATTGTTCGCCTTCCATTTCGTGAAGAACCGCATCACCTGGGTACTTCAGAAGAAACCGCAGGCAAAAGAATGGTTTCGTTAGAATCCAAACTGAACCAAAACTCAAATCTTCGCAGAGATTACAATGAATTCATGGAAGAatatatcaatatgaagcaTATGATTCCAGTTAATTCAGAATATTCACCAAGAAATCGCCTAAACTATATTCCCCACCACGGGGTCACAAAATTTGACAGCTCGACTACTAAGCTGCGGGTAGTCTTTGACGCCTCCTGCAAAACCTCAAATGGATATTGCCTAAACGACATGTTGAGAGTTGGTCCCCAGCTACAAGATACGATATTCACAATTTTGACCCGATTCAGAAGACACAAATATGTCATCATGGCTGACATTGCCAAAATGTATAGGCAAATCTGGGTCGACGAACGAGATACCCAATGGCAATGCATTTTCTGGCGCCCTACCTCTCAACAACCACTTACCACATATCAGCTACAAACAGTTACTTATGGAACTAGTTGCGCACCGTACCTTGCTGTAAAATGCCTTCAACAGCTGGCAATTGATGAAGCGAAAACTTACCCAATCGGATCAAAGGTAACATTAAGCGACTTCTATGTAGACAATTTAATAAGTGGCGCAGCTAGTATCGGCGAGGTCatcgaaatcaaaaatcaaaccataaACTTACTGAATTGCGCGGGATTTCCTTTACGAAAATTTGCATCTAACGCATCCGAAATTGTTGCCGATATTTTACCAGAAGACAAAGAAGAGACAATTCGTTTCCATGACACTGAGTTTGTAAAAACGTTAGGGTTAAAATGGTCACCAGTTGAGGATtgctttctatttcatttggtAGCGGATAATACCGTTAAAACTACAAAGCGTTCAATTCTATCAAAATTGGCAAGTTTTTTTGATCCGATAGGTCTCCTCAATCCGTTGATTGTAACATGCAAAATTTTGATGCAACAACTGTGGAAGCTGAAGTCGCCATGGGATGATGAGGTCCCACCCGGGATCAAGGTTCATTGGGAGCTATTCAATAAACAACTACCGCTTttacaaacattaaaaataccCAGGTATGCTAATATTGATATCGATACTAAACTTCACGCATTTGCAGATGCAAGCACTAAGGCATATGGagcatgtgtgtatgcagcATGGAGTGATGCATATGGTGAGCATTCGTCACTACTCTGTGCTAAATCTCGAGTGGCACCAACGAAAGAGATTACATTACCTAGGCTAGAACTTTGTGCAGCCCTAATGGCCGCAGAACTGATGTCAGCAGTTAACAACATACTCAATCTTCCTGGCGCAAATGTATACTGCTGGTCAGATAGCACAATTGCGCTTGCTTGGATAGCAGGTGAACCGTCGAGATGCAACGTTTTCGTGGCCAACAGGGTAGCAAAAATACAGCAATTAACGAAAACCTTTTCCTGGAATCACGTACCAACAGACCAGAATCCCGCTGATATTGTATCACGTGGAGCATGTGCCAGCGAACTTTTACGAAATACACTTTGGTGGCACGGACCAGAATTTATCCAACAGAGCTGTGATTATTGGCCTTCAGCAGTGCATGTATCACAAAACGAATTACCAGAACAGCGGCTTCAAAGAACTGCATTAATTGCTATTCCAACTTCTGACTTCATTAGTAAACACAAGTATGTTAATAGCTACATGAAATTGCTGAGAATTTTTGCTTAT aagACATCCACGCCATTGAGATTGGAGAACAACATCGCAACTCAAAGCTAA